The nucleotide sequence AGGCACTCTATGGCTAAGAAAAAATTTGAGCGGACGAAACCCCATGTGAACGTCGGTACCATAGGGCACATCGATCATGGGAAGACCACCCTCACCTCAGCCATCACCCGCTGCCTTGCCAATAAGGGCATGGCAGA is from Syntrophorhabdales bacterium and encodes:
- a CDS encoding GTP-binding protein, whose translation is MAKKKFERTKPHVNVGTIGHIDHGKTTLTSAITRCLANKGMA